A single Pseudomonas sp. MM223 DNA region contains:
- the modE gene encoding DNA-binding transcriptional dual regulator ModE (*Name modE) — translation MPLPTLLTQHIARRPQRIALLQHIAEQGSITRAAKAAGISYKAAWDAIDELNNLASQPLVERSTGGRGGGGARLSAEGERVLRLYQRLQALQTQMLEAAEESSDLDLLGRLMLRTSARNQLQGQVSGLRREGRYDRISLALGGGLEIDALITHDSTARLELTLGTMVVALLKAGWVRLLAQGEAAEAGSNCLSATVEEVLAEDDGPSEVRLALGNGQTLCAIAEADWLAGQPVAPGSAVRVQFHPSYVLIGVPA, via the coding sequence ATGCCCCTACCCACCCTGCTTACCCAGCACATCGCCCGCCGCCCCCAGCGCATTGCGCTGTTGCAGCACATCGCCGAGCAAGGCTCGATCACCCGAGCGGCCAAAGCCGCAGGCATCAGCTACAAGGCTGCCTGGGATGCCATCGACGAGCTCAACAACCTGGCCAGCCAGCCCTTGGTCGAGCGCAGCACTGGTGGCCGTGGCGGTGGTGGTGCGCGCTTGTCGGCTGAAGGCGAGCGGGTGCTGCGGCTGTATCAAAGGCTGCAGGCACTGCAGACGCAAATGCTTGAAGCCGCCGAAGAATCCAGCGACCTCGACCTGCTCGGTCGCCTGATGCTGCGCACCAGTGCGCGCAACCAGCTGCAGGGCCAGGTCAGCGGCCTGCGCCGCGAGGGACGGTATGACCGCATCAGCCTGGCATTGGGCGGGGGGCTGGAAATTGATGCGCTGATCACCCACGACAGTACCGCGCGGCTGGAGTTGACGCTGGGCACCATGGTGGTGGCGCTGCTCAAGGCCGGGTGGGTGCGGTTGCTGGCGCAGGGGGAAGCAGCCGAAGCGGGCAGCAACTGCTTGAGTGCAACGGTGGAAGAGGTGCTGGCAGAGGATGACGGGCCCAGTGAGGTCCGGCTGGCGTTGGGCAATGGGCAGACGTTGTGTGCCATTGCCGAGGCGGATTGGTTGGCTGGGCAGCCGGTGGCGCCTGGCAGTGCGGTGCGGGTGCAGTTTCATCCCTCTTATGTGTTGATTGGGGTTCCTGCATAA
- the bioF gene encoding 8-amino-7-oxononanoate synthase (*Name bioF), producing the protein MAFDLAARLAERRAADLYRQRPLLESPQGPEVVVDGQRLLAFCSNDYLGLANHPEVIAAWQAGAERWGVGGGASHLVVGHSTPHHQVEEALAELTGRPRALLFSTGYMANLGAITALVGQGDTVLQDRLNHASLLDGGLLSGARFNRYLHNDPASLANRLEKAVGNTLVVTDGVFSMDGDLADLPALADVARARGAWLMVDDAHGLGTLGAQGGGIVEHFGLGVEDVPVLIGTLGKACGTAGAFVAGSEELIETLVQFARPYIYTTSQPPALACATLKSLELLRRETWRREHLAALIGQFREGAQQIGLALMDSPTPIQPIVIGDSAQALRLSRMLRERGLLVTAIRPPTVPAGSARLRVTLSAAHSEAQVQLLLNALAECYPQLENADA; encoded by the coding sequence ATGGCCTTTGACCTGGCGGCGCGCCTGGCCGAACGGCGTGCCGCAGACCTGTATCGGCAGCGCCCACTGCTGGAAAGCCCGCAAGGGCCGGAAGTGGTGGTCGATGGGCAGCGGCTGCTGGCCTTCTGCAGCAATGACTACCTGGGCCTGGCCAACCACCCAGAGGTGATCGCCGCCTGGCAAGCCGGCGCCGAGCGCTGGGGTGTCGGTGGCGGTGCCTCGCACCTGGTGGTCGGCCACAGCACGCCGCACCACCAGGTTGAGGAAGCGCTGGCCGAACTGACCGGGCGCCCGCGTGCGTTGCTCTTCTCCACGGGCTACATGGCCAACTTGGGGGCGATCACTGCGTTGGTAGGGCAGGGCGACACTGTGCTGCAAGACCGCCTGAACCATGCCTCGCTGCTGGATGGCGGGCTGCTCAGCGGTGCCCGCTTCAACCGTTACCTGCACAATGACCCGGCCAGCCTAGCCAATCGTTTGGAGAAGGCCGTCGGCAATACCCTGGTGGTGACCGATGGCGTGTTCAGCATGGACGGCGACCTGGCCGACCTGCCGGCGCTGGCCGATGTCGCCCGCGCCCGTGGTGCCTGGTTGATGGTCGATGACGCCCATGGCCTGGGCACCCTCGGTGCACAGGGCGGCGGTATCGTCGAGCATTTCGGCCTGGGCGTGGAGGACGTACCGGTGCTGATCGGCACGCTGGGCAAGGCGTGCGGTACCGCGGGCGCCTTTGTTGCAGGCAGCGAAGAGCTGATCGAGACGCTGGTGCAGTTCGCCCGCCCCTACATCTACACCACCAGCCAGCCACCGGCGCTGGCCTGCGCCACGTTGAAGAGCCTTGAGCTGCTGCGCCGCGAAACCTGGCGTCGTGAACACCTGGCCGCGTTGATTGGCCAGTTCCGCGAAGGCGCCCAGCAGATCGGCCTGGCGTTGATGGACAGCCCGACGCCGATCCAGCCCATCGTGATCGGCGACAGCGCACAGGCCTTGCGCCTGTCACGTATGTTGCGCGAGCGCGGCTTGCTGGTAACGGCCATCCGCCCACCCACCGTACCGGCGGGCAGCGCACGTCTGCGGGTAACCCTGAGCGCCGCGCACAGCGAGGCGCAGGTACAGCTATTGTTGAATGCATTGGCCGAGTGTTATCCACAGTTGGAGAACGCCGATGCGTAA
- the bioB gene encoding Biotin synthase (*Name bioB) translates to MSASTTATTRHDWSLAEVKALFQQPFNDLLFQAQTVHRAHFDPNRVQVSTLLSIKTGACPEDCKYCPQSGHYNTGLEKQKLMEVQKVLEEAARAKAIGSTRFCMGAAWKHPSAKDMPYVLEMVKGVKAMGLETCMTLGKLDEEQTKALAQAGLDYYNHNLDTSPEFYGSIITTRTYSERLQTLAYVRDAGMKICSGGILGMGESLDDRAGLLIQLANLPEHPESVPINMLVKVAGTPLAEEEDVDPFDFIRMLAVARLLMPKSHVRLSAGREQMNEQMQALAFMAGANSIFYGEKLLTTANPQADKDMQLFARLGIKPEAREEHADEVHQAAIEQALVEQRSSEMFYNAASA, encoded by the coding sequence ATGAGCGCGAGCACAACTGCAACAACACGTCACGACTGGTCCCTGGCCGAGGTCAAGGCGCTGTTCCAGCAACCGTTCAATGACTTGCTGTTTCAGGCGCAAACCGTGCACCGCGCGCATTTCGACCCTAACCGGGTGCAGGTTTCGACCTTGCTGTCGATCAAGACCGGCGCCTGCCCGGAAGATTGCAAATATTGTCCACAGTCCGGCCACTACAACACCGGGCTGGAAAAACAGAAGCTGATGGAAGTGCAAAAGGTGCTGGAAGAGGCCGCCCGCGCCAAAGCCATCGGCTCTACCCGCTTCTGCATGGGCGCGGCGTGGAAGCACCCGTCGGCCAAAGACATGCCCTACGTGCTGGAAATGGTCAAAGGCGTGAAGGCCATGGGCCTGGAAACCTGCATGACCCTCGGCAAGCTCGACGAGGAGCAGACCAAGGCCCTGGCCCAGGCCGGCCTGGACTACTACAACCACAACCTCGACACCTCGCCAGAGTTCTACGGCAGCATCATCACCACCCGTACCTACAGCGAGCGCCTGCAAACCCTGGCCTATGTGCGTGACGCCGGGATGAAGATCTGCTCCGGCGGCATCCTGGGCATGGGTGAGTCGCTGGACGACCGCGCCGGCCTGCTGATCCAGCTGGCCAACCTGCCTGAGCACCCGGAGTCGGTGCCGATCAACATGCTGGTCAAGGTTGCCGGCACGCCGCTGGCCGAGGAAGAGGACGTCGACCCGTTCGACTTCATCCGCATGCTGGCGGTGGCCCGCCTGCTGATGCCCAAGTCGCACGTGCGCCTGTCCGCTGGCCGCGAGCAAATGAACGAGCAGATGCAGGCCCTGGCCTTCATGGCGGGCGCCAACTCGATTTTCTACGGCGAAAAACTGCTGACCACCGCCAACCCGCAGGCCGACAAGGACATGCAATTGTTCGCACGCTTGGGCATCAAGCCCGAAGCGCGTGAAGAGCACGCCGACGAAGTGCACCAGGCGGCCATCGAGCAGGCGCTGGTCGAACAGCGCAGCAGCGAGATGTTCTACAACGCTGCATCGGCCTGA
- the bioC gene encoding Malonyl-[acyl-carrier protein] O-methyltransferase (*Name bioC): MTDLSRPTLPGALPDKRQVAASFSRAAASYDSVAALQRAVGLNLLEQLPSGLQPSHWLDLGSGTGHFSRKLAEHFAQASGVAVDIAEGMLRHARHEQGGAHYHVAGDAERLPLRDASVDLVFTSLAVQWCDQFASVLAEALRVLRPGGVLAFSSLCVGTLDELRASWQAVDGLVHVNRFRRFEDYQRLCAGSGFEQLGLQRCPHVLHYPDVRSLTHELKALGAHNLNPGRPSGLTGRARMQGLLQAYEAFRQPEGLPATYQVVYGVLRKPLG, translated from the coding sequence ATGACTGACCTTTCCCGTCCGACCCTGCCCGGCGCATTGCCCGACAAACGCCAGGTGGCGGCTTCGTTCTCCCGCGCCGCGGCGAGCTACGACAGCGTGGCCGCCTTGCAACGCGCAGTGGGTTTGAACCTGCTGGAGCAGTTGCCGTCCGGCTTGCAGCCGTCGCACTGGCTGGACCTGGGCAGCGGCACCGGCCATTTCAGCCGAAAACTGGCTGAGCATTTTGCACAGGCCAGCGGTGTGGCAGTGGACATTGCCGAAGGCATGCTGCGCCACGCTCGGCATGAACAGGGTGGGGCGCACTACCACGTGGCCGGTGACGCCGAGCGCTTGCCGCTGCGTGATGCCAGTGTGGACTTGGTGTTTACCAGCCTGGCCGTGCAGTGGTGCGACCAGTTCGCCAGCGTGCTGGCCGAGGCGTTGCGGGTACTGCGCCCGGGCGGCGTGCTGGCATTCAGCAGCCTGTGCGTGGGTACCCTCGACGAGTTGCGTGCCAGTTGGCAGGCGGTGGATGGCCTGGTGCATGTGAACCGCTTCCGCCGCTTTGAGGATTACCAGCGCCTGTGTGCAGGCAGCGGCTTTGAGCAACTGGGGCTGCAACGCTGCCCGCATGTGCTGCACTACCCGGATGTGCGCAGCCTGACCCATGAGCTGAAGGCGCTGGGCGCGCACAATCTCAACCCCGGTCGGCCCTCAGGCCTCACCGGCCGGGCCCGGATGCAAGGCCTGTTGCAGGCCTATGAAGCATTTCGCCAGCCCGAGGGGCTGCCAGCCACCTATCAGGTGGTCTATGGTGTGTTGCGCAAGCCACTGGGGTAA
- the bioD1 gene encoding ATP-dependent dethiobiotin synthetase BioD 1 (*Name bioD1), whose amino-acid sequence MSQAYFIAGTDTDVGKTTIAAGLLHAARLQGMSTLGAKPVASGCTMTPKGLRNSDAQALIDESTIKLPYEQVNPFAFEPAIAPHVAAREAGVTLSVAELLAAMRNVLQQNADFTLVEGAGGWRVPLSGLENLSDLAVALQLPVILVVGVRLGCISHALLSAEAIERDGLQLAGWVANIIEPRTSRLEENLASLAERLPAPCLGRVPKLKQASADMVAEHLQLDLLD is encoded by the coding sequence ATGAGCCAGGCCTATTTCATTGCCGGTACCGACACCGATGTCGGCAAGACCACCATCGCCGCCGGGCTGTTGCATGCAGCGCGCTTGCAGGGCATGAGCACACTGGGTGCCAAACCGGTGGCCTCCGGCTGCACGATGACACCGAAAGGCCTGCGCAACAGCGATGCCCAGGCGCTGATCGACGAAAGCACGATCAAGTTGCCGTACGAGCAGGTCAACCCGTTTGCCTTCGAGCCAGCGATTGCCCCGCATGTGGCGGCGCGCGAGGCGGGGGTGACGCTTTCCGTGGCAGAGCTATTGGCCGCGATGCGCAATGTGCTGCAACAAAACGCCGATTTCACTTTGGTTGAAGGGGCTGGTGGCTGGCGTGTGCCGCTGTCGGGCCTGGAAAACCTGTCTGACCTTGCCGTTGCTTTGCAACTGCCGGTGATTCTGGTGGTGGGGGTGCGGTTGGGTTGCATCAGCCATGCTTTGCTCAGTGCCGAGGCGATCGAGAGGGATGGGCTTCAACTGGCCGGGTGGGTGGCCAATATCATCGAGCCCCGTACTTCGCGGCTTGAAGAGAATCTGGCCAGCCTGGCAGAGCGCCTGCCGGCGCCGTGCCTGGGGCGGGTACCCAAGCTGAAGCAGGCCAGTGCCGACATGGTGGCTGAGCACCTGCAACTGGATCTGCTGGATTAG
- the bioH gene encoding Pimeloyl-[acyl-carrier protein] methyl ester esterase (*Name bioH), with translation MPLPELPHSDVGGWLDHLDRKLPADVWLGGWSLGGMLASALAHKRGDHCCGLLTLASNPSFVVRPGWPHGMPEDTFGTFLDGCRSHTQVTLKRFRTLCSDGAQQPRTLLRQLGVGVPDTDPLYLATGLEVLAKLDTREALQAYAGPQLHLFAGSDALVPAEAAKALSELLPDVEVGLVEDSSHAFLLEYPQELAAGIKSFLHESGDD, from the coding sequence ATGCCCTTGCCGGAATTGCCTCACAGCGATGTAGGGGGCTGGCTTGACCACCTCGACCGCAAGCTGCCGGCGGATGTCTGGCTGGGGGGCTGGTCGTTAGGCGGCATGCTCGCCAGCGCCCTCGCGCACAAGCGTGGCGACCACTGCTGCGGCCTGCTGACCCTGGCCAGCAACCCCAGTTTCGTGGTTCGGCCAGGCTGGCCCCACGGCATGCCCGAAGACACCTTCGGCACCTTCCTTGACGGCTGCCGCAGCCATACCCAGGTCACCCTCAAGCGCTTCCGTACCTTGTGCAGTGATGGCGCCCAGCAGCCACGCACGTTGTTGCGCCAACTGGGTGTCGGCGTGCCGGACACCGACCCGCTGTACCTGGCCACCGGTCTTGAGGTGCTGGCCAAGCTGGACACCCGCGAGGCCCTGCAGGCATATGCCGGCCCGCAATTGCACTTGTTCGCCGGCAGCGATGCGCTGGTGCCGGCAGAGGCAGCAAAGGCGTTGAGCGAGCTGCTGCCCGATGTGGAGGTTGGGCTGGTCGAAGACAGTTCCCACGCGTTCCTGCTGGAGTACCCGCAGGAGCTGGCGGCGGGCATCAAGAGTTTCCTGCATGAGAGTGGCGATGACTGA